In Procambarus clarkii isolate CNS0578487 chromosome 84, FALCON_Pclarkii_2.0, whole genome shotgun sequence, a genomic segment contains:
- the LOC123774862 gene encoding somatostatin receptor type 2, whose protein sequence is MNNLSNVSEHNVTGEVHVDRKVSLVFAYAMLVFAAVGVIANLYVICMLRYPGKVRITNIYVLNRCLADLLFFLPVPALVADITLDHWMFGDVLCRMCMTQLHVCSYASNAFLLVMSVDCFYAVTHTGDESLSRRTRVMKVLVSVVWVLAVVLAVPYLTIFGAQIYDKSAVTHCVLLIASEASTAFSLYLFFSISSNTVTLVTCWVMLSMATSTKSTSILTLQNDREGLPVWRLLLGLTVTLTMCQGLPTLLQILEFVWSSSRSEMMNVLRRVLILTNSLFFLNAALSPLVYLAVKARETESSHQDTHLQASSTLLTQEDTLTDNDL, encoded by the coding sequence ATGAATAACTTGAGTAATGTTTCTGAGCACAACGTGACTGGTGAGGTTCATGTGGACCGCAAAGTGAGCTTGGTGTTCGCGTACGCCATGCTGGTGTTTGCGGCCGTGGGAGTCATCGCCAACCTCTATGTCATCTGCATGCTGAGGTACCCCGGCAAGGTCCGCATCACCAACATCTATGTTCTCAACCGATGCTTGGCcgacctactcttcttcctcccggtGCCAGCACTCGTGGCTGACATCACCCTTGATCATTGGATGTTTGGCGATGTCCTGTGCAGGATGTGCATGACTCAACTCCACGTGTGCTCTTATGCTAGCAATGCTTTCCTGTTGGTGATGAGTGTGGACTGCTTTTATGCTGTCACGCACACGGGGGATGAGAGCCTCTCCCGCCGCACCAGAGTGATGAAAGTCTTGGTAAGCGTTGTGTGGGTCTTGGCGGTCGTCCTGGCTGTCCCGTATTTGACCATCTTTGGCGCacagatatacgataaaagtgctgTAACTCATTGCGTTTTGCTCATCGCCTCAGAGGCCTCAACTGCTTTTTCTCTGTATCTCTTTTTTTCGATATCTTCAAACACCGTCACTCTAGTCACATGCTGGGTGATGTTATCCATGGCGACGTCAACTAAGTCGACGTCTATATTGACGCTGCAAAACGACAGGGAAGGTTTGCCAGTGTGGCGGCTGCTCCTTGGTCTCACAGTGACCCTCACCATGTGCCAAGGACTACCCACGCTCCTTCAGATTCTGGAGTTCGTCTGGTCTAGCagccggtcagagatgatgaatgTGCTGAGAAGAGTGCTGATTTTGACTAACTCACTGTTCTTTCTGAACGCGGCATTGAGTCCATTAGTGTACCTGGCGGTTAAGGCCAGAGAGACGGAGAGTAGCCATCAAGACACCCATCTACAGGCCAGCTCCACTCTCCTCACCCAAGAGGACACCCTCACAGACAACGATCTCTGA